One Streptococcus sp. S1 DNA window includes the following coding sequences:
- a CDS encoding ABC transporter permease → MKKVSHFYLGFVFLILYLPIFYLIFYAFNKGGDMNAFTGFTLEHFNELFADSRLMLILSETFLLAFLSALIATVIGTFGAIYIYQSKKKLEGPLLSINNILMVAPDVMIGASFLILFTTVKYQLGFLSVLASHVAFSIPIVVLMVLPRLKEMNRDMVNAAYDLGATQVQMLKEIMLPYLTPAVIAGYFMAFTYSLDDFAVTFFVTGNGFTTLSVEIYSRARQGISLSINALSALVFLFSVLLVIGYYFITREKEEAA, encoded by the coding sequence ATGAAAAAAGTATCTCATTTCTATCTAGGTTTCGTCTTTCTGATTCTCTATCTCCCTATCTTCTATTTGATCTTTTATGCTTTCAATAAAGGGGGAGATATGAATGCCTTCACGGGCTTCACGCTTGAGCATTTCAATGAATTGTTCGCAGATAGTCGCCTAATGCTGATCTTATCAGAGACTTTCCTCTTGGCCTTCTTGTCAGCCTTGATTGCGACAGTGATCGGAACCTTTGGAGCCATTTATATTTATCAATCAAAGAAGAAGTTAGAAGGACCATTGCTCTCCATCAACAACATTCTCATGGTAGCGCCAGACGTTATGATTGGGGCCAGTTTCTTGATTCTCTTTACGACGGTCAAGTACCAGCTAGGTTTCCTATCTGTTCTGGCTAGCCACGTCGCCTTCTCGATTCCTATTGTGGTCTTGATGGTCTTGCCACGCCTTAAGGAAATGAACCGGGATATGGTCAATGCGGCCTATGACTTGGGAGCTACCCAAGTGCAAATGCTCAAAGAGATCATGTTGCCGTATCTGACACCAGCCGTTATCGCGGGCTACTTTATGGCCTTTACCTATTCTCTAGATGACTTTGCCGTGACTTTCTTTGTAACCGGAAATGGCTTTACAACCTTGTCAGTAGAGATCTACTCACGTGCGCGTCAAGGGATTTCCCTTAGTATCAATGCCTTGTCCGCCCTTGTCTTTCTCTTTAGTGTGCTCTTGGTCATCGGTTATTACTTTATCACCCGTGAAAAGGAGGAAGCAGCATGA
- a CDS encoding ABC transporter permease, translated as MKKTTSNLFILPYFLWIFLFVLAPVVMIIFQSFFKVEGQFSLENYKEFFTSQNLTYLKMSFNSVIYAGIVTLVTLLISYPTAYFLTLLKHRQLWLMLIVLPTWVNLLLKAYAFIGIFGQNGSINSFLSFLGFAPQQILFTDFSFIFVASYIELPFMILPIFNVLDDLDPNLINASYDLGANRWDTFRHVVFPLSMNGVRSGVQSVFIPSLSLFMLTRMIGGNRVITLGTAIEQHFLTTQNWGMGSTIGVVLILAMLLTMWATRERRER; from the coding sequence ATGAAGAAAACAACCTCTAATCTATTTATCCTCCCTTATTTCTTGTGGATTTTTCTCTTTGTCTTGGCTCCTGTAGTCATGATCATCTTTCAATCGTTTTTTAAAGTTGAAGGGCAGTTTTCACTTGAAAACTACAAAGAGTTCTTTACTTCGCAAAATTTGACCTATTTAAAGATGAGCTTTAATTCGGTCATTTATGCCGGAATCGTCACCCTGGTGACGCTCTTGATCTCCTACCCGACTGCTTACTTTTTGACGCTGCTCAAACACCGGCAGTTGTGGTTGATGTTGATTGTCTTGCCAACCTGGGTCAATCTCTTGCTCAAGGCCTATGCCTTTATCGGAATTTTTGGTCAAAACGGCTCCATCAATAGCTTTTTAAGCTTTCTCGGATTCGCTCCCCAGCAGATCCTCTTTACCGATTTCTCCTTTATCTTTGTAGCCAGCTACATCGAGTTGCCATTTATGATTTTACCGATCTTTAATGTCTTAGATGACTTAGATCCAAACTTGATTAATGCCAGCTATGATTTAGGAGCCAATCGTTGGGATACCTTCCGTCATGTGGTCTTCCCCTTGTCCATGAATGGTGTCCGCTCAGGTGTGCAATCTGTCTTTATTCCTAGTCTGAGTCTCTTCATGTTGACACGGATGATCGGTGGAAATCGCGTCATTACCTTAGGGACTGCGATTGAACAGCACTTCCTGACAACACAAAACTGGGGAATGGGTTCTACCATCGGAGTTGTTCTGATCCTTGCTATGCTCTTAACCATGTGGGCAACGAGAGAAAGGAGAGAACGATGA
- a CDS encoding ABC transporter substrate-binding protein produces MKKLYSFLTGIILVILVLWGISHQIEASMNTKNSDKLVIYNWGDYIDPELLKEFTKETGIQVQYDTFDSNEAMYTKIKQGGTTYDIAIPSEYMIAKMMDEHLVEKLDQSKIKGMENIDPKLLNQSFDPGNQYSVPYFWGTLGIVYNTKMVKNAPEHWSDLWREEYRNDIMMYDGAREVMGIGLNTLGYSLNEKDPKKLQEAVDKLYTLTPNIKALVADEMKGYMIQNNAAIGVTFSGEASQMLDANKDLRYVVPTEASNLWFDNIVIPKTVKNKEAAYAFINFMLRPKNALKNALYVGYSTPNKKAKAMLPKEIQDDQSFYPSDETLDHLEVYQQLGKKLLGVYNDLYLQVKMYRK; encoded by the coding sequence ATGAAAAAACTTTATTCATTCCTAACTGGGATTATCCTTGTCATTCTGGTCCTCTGGGGAATTAGCCACCAGATCGAAGCGAGCATGAATACCAAGAATAGCGACAAGTTGGTCATCTACAACTGGGGAGATTATATCGATCCAGAATTGCTCAAGGAATTCACAAAAGAGACAGGGATTCAGGTGCAATATGATACCTTTGATTCCAACGAAGCCATGTACACTAAGATCAAGCAAGGGGGAACTACCTACGATATTGCGATTCCTAGTGAATACATGATTGCTAAGATGATGGATGAGCATCTGGTTGAAAAGTTGGACCAATCCAAGATCAAAGGGATGGAAAATATTGATCCAAAACTCTTGAACCAATCGTTTGATCCGGGTAACCAATATTCCGTCCCTTATTTCTGGGGGACCTTGGGGATCGTCTACAATACCAAGATGGTCAAAAATGCTCCTGAACATTGGTCAGATCTCTGGCGTGAAGAGTACAGAAATGACATCATGATGTACGATGGTGCGCGTGAGGTCATGGGAATTGGTCTCAATACCTTGGGCTATAGCCTCAATGAAAAGGATCCAAAGAAATTGCAAGAGGCAGTAGATAAACTCTACACCTTGACGCCAAACATCAAAGCTTTGGTGGCCGATGAGATGAAGGGCTATATGATCCAAAACAATGCGGCTATTGGGGTTACCTTCTCAGGAGAAGCCAGCCAAATGCTGGATGCCAATAAGGATCTTCGCTATGTCGTTCCAACTGAAGCCAGCAACCTTTGGTTTGATAACATTGTCATTCCAAAAACCGTGAAAAATAAAGAAGCAGCATATGCCTTTATTAACTTCATGCTTCGTCCTAAAAATGCTTTGAAAAATGCTCTTTATGTCGGCTACTCTACGCCAAATAAAAAAGCCAAAGCCATGTTGCCAAAAGAAATCCAAGATGACCAATCCTTCTATCCAAGCGATGAAACACTGGACCATTTGGAAGTCTATCAACAATTAGGCAAGAAGTTGCTTGGAGTCTATAACGATCTTTACCTTCAGGTCAAGATGTATCGAAAATAA